The proteins below are encoded in one region of Limisphaera ngatamarikiensis:
- a CDS encoding HDOD domain-containing protein: protein MQEVTTKADVRPLSLSQIQAQVARCPSLPSLGSINKALQELLGAEQRYSAQISEIIRRDPSLTSRLLRLVNSVYYGLAQPVNSIEEAVFYLGIRQIRQLALVTPIIEDFQRLTRQCQFPWREFWQHCIGVAILTREVLSTVQTPMDESDYVAGLVHDVGKIVMAWAFPDHFAEIHRQAVAGTRDLIEIEREVLGMDHANLGGLYLERQRLPDLMIQAARYHHQPEKAERYQALVASVQVADLLLRAEGIGCSGNFVPVTREQCQNSAGWHVLFPNPRESDQAIALASLQRSLERLPHILEGLV, encoded by the coding sequence ATGCAGGAAGTCACGACCAAAGCAGACGTGCGGCCGCTGAGCCTGAGCCAGATCCAGGCCCAGGTGGCGCGGTGCCCTTCCCTACCATCCCTCGGCAGCATCAACAAGGCGTTGCAGGAGCTGTTGGGTGCGGAACAGCGTTACTCCGCGCAGATTTCCGAAATCATCCGGCGCGATCCCAGCCTGACCTCCCGGCTGCTCCGGTTGGTGAACTCCGTCTATTACGGTCTGGCCCAGCCGGTCAACAGCATCGAAGAGGCGGTTTTCTACCTGGGCATACGTCAAATCCGGCAGCTTGCCCTGGTCACGCCCATCATTGAGGATTTCCAGCGGCTCACCCGCCAGTGCCAGTTCCCGTGGCGCGAGTTCTGGCAACACTGCATCGGGGTGGCCATCCTCACCCGCGAGGTACTCAGCACCGTCCAGACCCCCATGGACGAGTCCGATTACGTTGCGGGACTGGTCCATGACGTGGGCAAGATCGTCATGGCATGGGCCTTCCCCGATCATTTTGCCGAAATCCATCGTCAGGCCGTGGCCGGGACGCGCGATCTGATTGAAATCGAACGCGAGGTGCTGGGCATGGACCATGCCAACCTGGGTGGCCTCTACCTCGAACGCCAACGCCTGCCGGATCTCATGATCCAGGCCGCCCGATACCATCACCAGCCCGAAAAGGCCGAACGTTACCAGGCGCTGGTGGCGTCGGTTCAGGTGGCGGACCTTCTTCTGCGTGCCGAGGGCATCGGCTGCAGCGGAAATTTCGTGCCCGTGACCCGGGAACAATGCCAGAACAGCGCCGGTTGGCACGTACTGTTCCCGAATCCCAGGGAATCCGATCAGGCCATTGCCCTGGCCTCCCTCCAGCGCAGCCTCGAACGGCTGCCGCACATCCTCGAGGGCCTGGTGTAG
- a CDS encoding aminotransferase class V-fold PLP-dependent enzyme has protein sequence MQERQPLVFKFAGEDWEFEAIHRLNYKTFVEEIPQHERSPSQRLVDKFHNENTYLICLCGRELAGMLAVRGNRPFSLDQKLPNLDSYLPPGRRICEVRLLAIEKKYRGTRGGQILAGLLALLWQHGIEKGYDLAIISGTTRQLKLYQHLGFVPFGPVVGSGEAQFQPMYITLETFEVRAREFLRNAPARSFHPSAVNFLPGPVAVRREVRRAFEQSPESHRSPVFMADFHATRRSLCELTGAADCQILVGSGTLANDTVGGQLALEGGRGLVLNNGEFGSRLVDHARRWGLDFEVYEVPWGAPLDLGEVRRRMENLPGLRWVWAVHCETSTGVLNDLDALKALCAEFGLKLCVDCISSLGTVPVDLRGVYLATGASGKGLRSYPGLSMVFHHHPLRPAPDRLPRYLDLGYYAAQDGVPFTFCSNLLHALRVAIRHVDWERRFAQVAELGAELRQRLQEAGFQILAPPAVSTPAVVTLVLPPEISSVELGRRMEENGFLLSYNSEYLRRRNWIQIALMGECAREKVVSVVNVLKRVVFQGTGARRAVPVAE, from the coding sequence ATGCAGGAACGTCAGCCTTTGGTCTTCAAGTTTGCCGGTGAAGACTGGGAGTTTGAGGCCATTCACCGGCTCAACTACAAGACCTTTGTGGAGGAGATCCCCCAGCACGAACGATCCCCCTCCCAGCGGCTGGTGGACAAGTTCCACAACGAAAACACCTACCTGATCTGCCTGTGCGGTCGCGAGCTGGCCGGCATGCTGGCCGTGCGCGGGAACCGGCCGTTTTCCCTGGATCAGAAACTGCCCAACCTCGACAGCTACCTGCCGCCCGGGCGGCGGATCTGCGAGGTGCGGTTGCTGGCGATCGAGAAAAAGTACCGCGGCACCCGGGGCGGTCAGATCCTGGCCGGCTTGCTGGCGTTGTTGTGGCAGCACGGGATCGAGAAGGGCTACGACCTGGCCATCATTTCCGGCACCACGCGCCAACTGAAGCTGTATCAGCACCTGGGATTCGTGCCGTTCGGACCCGTGGTGGGCTCGGGCGAGGCACAGTTCCAGCCCATGTACATTACCCTGGAGACCTTCGAGGTCCGGGCCCGCGAATTCCTGCGGAACGCGCCGGCGCGGTCGTTCCATCCTTCCGCGGTCAATTTCCTGCCCGGGCCGGTGGCGGTGCGGCGCGAGGTACGGCGGGCCTTTGAACAGTCGCCCGAATCGCATCGCAGCCCGGTCTTCATGGCCGACTTCCACGCCACGCGGCGGTCCCTGTGCGAGCTGACCGGGGCGGCCGACTGCCAGATCCTCGTGGGGTCCGGCACCCTCGCCAACGACACGGTGGGAGGACAACTGGCCCTGGAGGGCGGACGCGGCCTGGTGCTCAACAACGGCGAGTTCGGCTCGCGCCTGGTGGATCATGCCCGGCGATGGGGCCTGGATTTTGAAGTGTACGAAGTCCCGTGGGGGGCACCGCTGGATCTGGGTGAGGTGCGGCGTCGGATGGAGAACCTTCCCGGCCTGCGATGGGTCTGGGCGGTCCATTGCGAGACCTCGACCGGCGTGTTGAACGACCTGGACGCCCTCAAAGCGCTGTGCGCCGAGTTTGGCCTGAAACTCTGCGTGGACTGCATCAGTTCCCTGGGCACGGTTCCGGTGGACCTGCGGGGTGTGTATCTGGCCACGGGCGCCAGTGGCAAGGGCCTGCGGAGTTATCCGGGCCTGAGCATGGTATTCCATCATCATCCATTGCGGCCTGCACCCGACCGGTTGCCGCGGTATCTGGACCTGGGCTACTACGCCGCCCAGGACGGTGTGCCTTTCACCTTCTGCTCGAATCTGCTGCACGCCTTGCGGGTGGCCATCCGGCATGTCGATTGGGAACGCCGTTTTGCCCAGGTGGCCGAGCTGGGGGCCGAGTTGCGTCAGCGCCTGCAGGAGGCCGGTTTCCAGATCCTTGCGCCGCCGGCCGTGTCTACCCCGGCCGTGGTCACGCTGGTTTTACCTCCGGAGATTTCGTCCGTGGAACTGGGCCGGCGGATGGAGGAAAACGGTTTCCTGCTCAGCTACAACAGCGAGTATCTACGGCGCCGGAACTGGATTCAGATCGCCCTCATGGGCGAGTGCGCCCGGGAAAAGGTGGTTTCGGTGGTGAATGTCCTGAAGCGGGTGGTCTTTCAGGGGACGGGCGCCCGCCGTGCCGTGCCGGTGGCGGAGTAG
- a CDS encoding glycerol-3-phosphate acyltransferase, whose protein sequence is MIGLVSWLESPGDWGRALLVAVGAYALGCLAGGYYLVRWTTGQDMRRIGSGSVGARNVSTVLGARGFAATLLWDVLKGVLAVWGARIFTGDPRMEGVALLAVLAGHLWPVQLAFRGGKGVATSLGGLLVYDPQLLLALGLLFLPPWAGLRRTILPGMIAYALLPAVAWFLEADRFRFAVVTAVTVLVLFAHRRNLVEEWTALGWGARPAVNSDKA, encoded by the coding sequence ATGATCGGGCTGGTATCGTGGCTGGAAAGCCCGGGAGATTGGGGCCGGGCGCTGCTGGTGGCTGTGGGGGCATATGCCCTGGGCTGCCTGGCCGGCGGCTATTACCTGGTCCGATGGACCACCGGGCAGGACATGCGCCGGATCGGCAGTGGCAGCGTGGGCGCCCGCAACGTCAGCACCGTGCTCGGAGCCCGGGGGTTCGCAGCCACCCTGCTGTGGGATGTGTTGAAGGGTGTCCTGGCGGTGTGGGGTGCGCGCATTTTCACCGGAGACCCACGCATGGAAGGAGTGGCGTTGCTGGCCGTGTTGGCCGGGCACCTGTGGCCGGTGCAACTGGCCTTCCGCGGCGGCAAGGGCGTGGCGACGTCCCTGGGCGGTCTGCTGGTGTACGATCCGCAACTGTTGCTGGCCCTGGGTTTGTTGTTTTTGCCGCCCTGGGCCGGGTTGCGGCGTACCATCCTGCCCGGCATGATCGCTTACGCGCTGTTGCCGGCGGTTGCGTGGTTTCTGGAGGCGGATCGGTTCCGTTTCGCCGTTGTGACGGCGGTTACGGTTCTGGTCCTGTTTGCGCACAGGCGAAACCTGGTGGAGGAATGGACTGCGCTGGGATGGGGCGCACGTCCGGCAGTCAATTCCGACAAGGCGTGA
- the fusA gene encoding elongation factor G, with product MSMQSTVANNKTVVSDTRLNAPDRPYPLERTRNIGIAAHIDAGKTTTTERILFYTGVTHRMGDVDDGNTVTDWMEQERERGITITSAATTCYWTQKEDGLVKLFTGVGHRINIIDTPGHVDFTAEVERSMRVLDGAIAVFCGVAGVQPQSETVWRQATKYRVPRIAFVNKMDRVGANFEKAVDEMRRRLGAYAWPVVLPLGKEDNLRGVIDVINQRALIYDPEDEFGMKFEITDIPAGEQERARQALRELIEAVANKDDEVAELVIEDKPVPPALLKKAIRRLTCALEFVPVLAGSAFRKRGVQPLIDAVVDYLPSPLDIPPAVGWKPGTDEKVEVPTTDFGPFCALAFKLWSDPYVGKLVFFRVYSGQLKKGDVIYNPRTGKRERVSRVMMVQADKRIDVEKVFAGDIAALVGLRNITTGDTLCDEKFDIILEPPTFPEPVISMAVEPKTQGDRDRLMEGLQRLAEEDPTFRVFTNEETGQLIIAGMGELHLEIIRDRLFREFKVEAVAGAPQIAYRETITRTATGEGKFIRQTGGRGQYGHVIIEIAPNERGKGIEIENKIVGGVIPKEYIPAVIAGLNEGIQGGVLAGYPLVDLKIAIVDGSYHEVDSSELAFKMAGIFALKDACKKANVIILEPIMKVEVTTPDEYQGDIMGDLNRRRGRITGIEAKDTAMVISAEVPLAEMFGYATAIRSLSKGRASYSMEPLRFEPVPSQILEKILDMTKDRPAART from the coding sequence ATGTCCATGCAATCCACTGTGGCCAATAATAAGACCGTCGTATCCGACACCCGATTGAATGCGCCGGACCGTCCGTATCCGCTGGAGCGGACGCGCAACATTGGCATTGCCGCGCACATTGACGCGGGCAAAACCACCACCACCGAGCGAATCCTCTTTTACACCGGCGTCACCCATCGCATGGGCGATGTGGATGACGGCAACACGGTGACGGACTGGATGGAACAGGAGCGCGAGCGCGGCATCACCATCACCTCCGCCGCCACCACCTGCTACTGGACCCAGAAGGAGGACGGCCTGGTGAAGCTGTTTACCGGTGTGGGGCACCGGATCAACATCATTGACACGCCCGGTCACGTGGATTTCACGGCGGAGGTGGAACGGTCCATGCGGGTTCTGGACGGGGCCATTGCCGTGTTCTGCGGCGTGGCCGGGGTCCAGCCCCAGTCGGAAACCGTCTGGCGCCAGGCCACCAAGTATCGGGTCCCCCGAATCGCCTTTGTGAACAAGATGGACCGGGTGGGCGCCAACTTTGAAAAGGCCGTGGACGAAATGCGGCGCCGACTGGGGGCATACGCCTGGCCCGTGGTCCTGCCCCTGGGCAAGGAGGACAATCTGCGCGGTGTGATCGACGTGATCAACCAGCGCGCCCTCATTTACGATCCCGAGGACGAGTTCGGGATGAAATTCGAGATCACCGACATCCCGGCCGGGGAACAGGAACGGGCGCGTCAGGCGCTCCGGGAACTGATTGAGGCGGTGGCCAACAAGGACGACGAGGTGGCGGAGCTGGTGATCGAGGACAAGCCGGTGCCGCCGGCCCTGCTGAAGAAGGCCATCCGACGACTGACCTGCGCCCTGGAGTTTGTGCCGGTGCTGGCCGGGTCGGCCTTCCGCAAGCGCGGCGTTCAGCCCTTGATCGATGCGGTGGTGGATTATCTGCCCTCGCCCCTGGACATCCCGCCCGCCGTGGGTTGGAAACCCGGCACCGACGAGAAGGTCGAGGTGCCCACGACGGATTTCGGTCCGTTTTGTGCGCTGGCCTTCAAGCTGTGGAGCGACCCCTACGTGGGCAAGCTGGTCTTCTTCCGCGTCTACAGCGGGCAGCTCAAGAAGGGCGACGTGATCTACAACCCGCGCACCGGCAAACGCGAACGCGTCAGCCGCGTGATGATGGTGCAGGCGGACAAACGGATCGATGTGGAGAAGGTGTTCGCCGGCGACATCGCCGCCCTGGTCGGGCTGCGCAACATCACCACGGGCGACACCCTGTGCGACGAGAAGTTCGACATCATTCTGGAGCCGCCCACCTTCCCCGAACCGGTCATCAGCATGGCGGTGGAGCCCAAGACGCAGGGCGACCGGGACCGGCTCATGGAAGGCTTGCAGCGACTGGCCGAGGAGGATCCCACCTTCCGCGTGTTCACCAATGAGGAGACCGGTCAGTTGATCATTGCCGGCATGGGCGAGCTGCATTTGGAGATCATCCGCGACCGCCTGTTCCGCGAGTTCAAGGTGGAGGCGGTGGCCGGCGCTCCGCAAATCGCCTATCGGGAAACCATCACCCGGACGGCCACCGGCGAGGGCAAGTTCATCCGTCAGACCGGCGGCCGTGGCCAGTACGGCCACGTCATCATCGAGATCGCCCCGAACGAGCGCGGCAAGGGCATCGAGATCGAGAACAAGATCGTGGGCGGTGTCATTCCCAAGGAGTACATCCCCGCGGTCATTGCCGGTCTCAACGAGGGGATTCAGGGCGGCGTTCTGGCCGGCTACCCGTTGGTGGACCTCAAAATCGCCATCGTCGACGGTTCGTATCACGAGGTCGACTCCAGCGAGCTGGCCTTCAAGATGGCCGGTATCTTCGCCCTGAAAGACGCCTGCAAGAAGGCCAACGTGATCATTCTGGAGCCGATCATGAAGGTCGAGGTCACCACCCCGGACGAGTACCAGGGCGACATCATGGGTGACCTGAACCGGCGGCGCGGCCGCATCACCGGGATCGAGGCCAAGGACACTGCCATGGTCATTTCGGCCGAGGTGCCCCTGGCCGAGATGTTCGGATACGCCACGGCCATACGGTCCCTCTCCAAGGGCCGGGCGTCCTACTCCATGGAACCGCTCCGGTTCGAGCCCGTGCCGTCGCAGATTCTGGAGAAGATCCTCGACATGACCAAGGATCGCCCGGCAGCCCGCACCTGA
- the rpsG gene encoding 30S ribosomal protein S7, with the protein MARRRRAIKRPIPPDSRYNSPLVMRLVNTVMRRGKKSLAMRIVYAALDKVAEKSGGANPLDVLQRAVENAKPRIETKARRVGGATYQVPMEVPPDRQLSLALRWIVGFADDRKGIPMKDALAAEILDAYQGQGSAIRKRDEVHKMAQANKAFAHFRW; encoded by the coding sequence ATGGCCCGACGTCGTCGAGCAATCAAACGACCCATTCCACCGGATTCACGGTATAACAGCCCCCTGGTGATGCGGCTGGTCAACACCGTCATGCGCCGGGGCAAGAAAAGCCTGGCCATGCGCATCGTGTACGCCGCCCTCGACAAGGTGGCGGAAAAAAGCGGTGGCGCCAACCCGTTGGACGTGCTCCAACGCGCGGTGGAAAATGCCAAACCGCGGATCGAAACCAAGGCCCGCCGCGTGGGCGGTGCCACCTACCAGGTCCCCATGGAGGTGCCGCCGGACCGGCAGCTCTCGCTGGCCCTGCGCTGGATCGTTGGCTTCGCCGACGACCGGAAGGGCATCCCGATGAAGGATGCCCTGGCCGCGGAAATCCTGGACGCCTACCAGGGCCAGGGCAGCGCCATCCGGAAACGGGATGAGGTCCACAAGATGGCCCAGGCCAACAAGGCTTTCGCGCATTTCCGCTGGTAA
- the rpsL gene encoding 30S ribosomal protein S12 has protein sequence MPTINQLVRKGRKRLKAKSKAPALQGAPFRRGVCIQVMTRTPKKPNSAMRKVAKVRLTNGYEVIAYIPDEGHNLQEHSIVLVRGGRVKDLPGVRYHIVRGVLDCAGVEKRRVSRSKYGVKRPKATAKPAA, from the coding sequence ATGCCGACGATCAATCAACTGGTTCGCAAAGGCCGCAAGCGGCTGAAGGCCAAGAGCAAGGCGCCGGCCCTGCAGGGGGCGCCCTTCCGCCGCGGCGTCTGCATTCAGGTCATGACCCGTACCCCCAAGAAGCCGAACTCGGCCATGCGCAAGGTGGCCAAGGTCCGGCTCACCAACGGTTACGAGGTGATCGCCTACATCCCGGACGAAGGGCACAACCTGCAGGAACACTCCATCGTGCTCGTGCGCGGGGGTCGTGTGAAGGACCTGCCCGGTGTCCGCTACCATATCGTGCGCGGTGTCCTGGACTGCGCCGGCGTGGAAAAACGCCGGGTCAGCCGCTCCAAGTACGGCGTGAAACGGCCCAAGGCCACGGCCAAACCGGCCGCCTGA
- the rpoC gene encoding DNA-directed RNA polymerase subunit beta', producing MSTSKESARELLGLDRVNQVEYVSISIASPETIRSWSKGEVKNPETINYRTFKPEKGGLFCERIFGPVKDWECSCGKYKRIKHRGVVCDRCGVEVTLARVRRERMGHIELAVPVVHIWFFKCMPSRIGLVLDMTARDLERVIYYEDYLVVDPGQTPLQPNQLLTEQELREARETYGADAFVAKMGGEAIRDALARVDLPKLIEKLQQEMNETRSKQTRKKLAKRIKLLQAFVQANVKPEWMVLTVLPVIPPDLRPLVPLEGGRFATSDLNDLYRRVINRNNRLKNLLQLKTPEVIIRNEKRMLQEAVDALFDNGRHGRPVTGAGNRPLKSLSDMLKGKSGRFRQNLLGKRVDYSGRSVIVIGPELKLHQCGLPKKMALVLFEPFIIRRLKELGYVHTVRSAKKLIERQTKEVWDILEEVTKGHPVLLNRAPTLHRLSIQAFEPVLIEGEAIRIHPLVCTAYNADFDGDQMAVHVPLSIEAQLEARLLMMAPLNIFSPSSGKPIITPTQDITLGCFYLTAEPRTPRKPDQRLPLFGSKHEVLFAYDEGDLRTHDRIRLANPDYGRQTVYGVPDKKIIETTVGRVIFSEVWPEELGFFNKVAGKNELGDIIWNCYKVCGHEKTIIALDKLKELGFREATRAGVSIGIDDMIVPKEKQKIIEESLRQIREVEKQHRRGIITSGERYNKIVDIWTHATDEITAALMKTLEANQGKREYNPIWLMMDSGARGNRQQVRQLAGLRGLMAKPSGDIIEKPILSNFREGLTVLEYFISTHGARKGLADTALKTADSGYLTRKLVDVAQDVLIRETDCGTTNGIWVQAIYEGEDEVVRLSERIVGRVACEDIPNPSNPKEFLVRANEEIDEERAKVIEQMGIERVKIRSPLTCETKRGLCQLCYGRNPATGRMVSPGEAVGIIAAQSIGEPGTQLTMRTFHIGGVAAGTFKQPIIKAKSDGIVHYHDVRYVTLQDGNNIVLNKNGYLTVVDETGRELETHNIVIGAVVMVQPGARVRKGDTLAQWDPHNVPILSEKPGRVKFHDIIEGVTMRYEVDETTGQQAMVVIEHKEELHPQILVLDDAGEVVASYGIPADAHIVVEEGDEIVAGSLLAKTPRKQAKTKDITGGLPRVAELFEARRPKDAAEISRIDGVVDFGPTVRGKRCIIIRDPKTGLTEEHLIPIGKHIIVFKGDMVKKGQQLTEGPLDPHEILEVCGAQELQEHLVNEVQEVYRLQGVTINDKHIEIIVRQMLRKVRITEPGDTQFLWGEQVDRIEFDEENARVEKMGGKPAEAQPVLLGITKASLETDSWLSAASFQDTTRVLTDAATRSKVDYLRGFKENVIMGHIIPAGTGFAKYRKVRVRPAVMPTEEESAPEPEPSQPNALEQVLLGGGDGGNNPAEEQTASDSRENESGS from the coding sequence ATCAGCACCAGTAAAGAAAGCGCCCGTGAACTCCTCGGCCTGGACAGGGTCAACCAGGTCGAGTACGTCTCCATCTCCATCGCCTCGCCCGAAACCATCCGTTCCTGGTCCAAGGGCGAGGTGAAGAACCCGGAGACCATCAACTACCGGACCTTCAAGCCGGAGAAGGGCGGTCTGTTCTGCGAACGCATTTTCGGTCCCGTCAAGGACTGGGAGTGCTCCTGTGGCAAATACAAGCGCATCAAACACCGGGGCGTGGTTTGCGACCGGTGCGGCGTGGAGGTCACCCTGGCCCGTGTGCGCCGCGAACGCATGGGGCACATTGAACTGGCCGTGCCGGTGGTCCACATCTGGTTCTTCAAATGCATGCCCTCCCGGATCGGGTTGGTCCTCGACATGACCGCCCGCGACCTGGAACGGGTCATCTACTACGAGGACTACCTGGTGGTGGACCCCGGCCAGACCCCGCTGCAGCCCAACCAGTTGCTGACCGAACAGGAACTGCGCGAGGCCCGCGAAACCTACGGGGCCGATGCCTTCGTCGCCAAAATGGGCGGCGAAGCCATCCGGGATGCGCTGGCACGGGTGGACCTGCCCAAGCTCATCGAAAAGCTGCAGCAGGAAATGAACGAAACCCGCAGCAAACAGACCCGGAAAAAACTGGCCAAGCGGATCAAACTGCTGCAGGCGTTCGTGCAGGCCAACGTCAAGCCCGAGTGGATGGTGCTCACCGTGCTGCCGGTCATCCCGCCCGACCTCCGGCCCCTGGTGCCGCTGGAGGGTGGCCGCTTTGCCACGTCCGACCTCAACGATCTCTACCGCCGCGTCATCAACCGGAACAACCGGCTCAAGAACCTCCTCCAGCTCAAGACACCGGAGGTCATCATACGGAACGAGAAACGCATGTTGCAGGAGGCCGTGGATGCCCTGTTCGACAACGGTCGCCACGGCCGGCCCGTCACCGGTGCGGGCAACCGCCCGCTCAAGTCCCTGTCCGACATGCTCAAGGGCAAGAGCGGCCGGTTCCGCCAGAACCTGCTCGGCAAACGCGTGGACTATTCCGGTCGTTCCGTGATCGTCATCGGGCCGGAACTCAAGCTGCATCAATGCGGCCTGCCCAAAAAGATGGCCCTGGTCCTGTTCGAGCCGTTCATCATCCGGCGGCTCAAGGAGCTCGGCTACGTCCATACCGTCCGTTCGGCCAAGAAACTCATCGAACGCCAGACCAAGGAGGTGTGGGACATCCTGGAAGAGGTGACCAAGGGGCATCCGGTCCTGCTCAACCGCGCCCCCACGCTCCACCGGCTTTCCATCCAGGCCTTCGAGCCGGTCCTCATCGAGGGCGAGGCCATCCGCATCCACCCTCTGGTCTGCACCGCGTACAACGCCGACTTCGACGGTGACCAGATGGCGGTGCACGTGCCGCTCTCCATTGAGGCCCAGTTGGAAGCCCGGCTGCTGATGATGGCGCCGCTGAACATCTTCAGCCCCTCCAGCGGCAAGCCCATCATCACCCCCACCCAGGACATCACCCTGGGTTGCTTCTACCTGACGGCCGAACCGCGCACACCGCGCAAACCGGACCAGCGCCTGCCCCTGTTCGGCAGCAAACACGAGGTCCTCTTTGCCTACGACGAGGGCGACCTGCGCACCCACGACCGCATCCGGCTGGCCAATCCGGATTACGGCCGTCAGACCGTCTACGGCGTGCCCGACAAGAAAATCATCGAAACCACCGTGGGCCGGGTCATCTTCAGCGAGGTCTGGCCCGAGGAACTCGGTTTCTTCAACAAGGTCGCCGGCAAGAACGAACTCGGGGACATCATCTGGAACTGTTACAAGGTCTGCGGACACGAAAAAACCATCATCGCCCTGGACAAGCTCAAGGAACTCGGCTTCCGCGAGGCCACGCGGGCGGGGGTCTCCATCGGCATTGACGACATGATCGTGCCGAAGGAGAAACAGAAGATCATCGAGGAATCCCTCCGCCAGATCCGCGAGGTGGAGAAACAGCACCGCCGCGGCATCATCACCTCCGGCGAGCGTTACAACAAGATCGTGGACATCTGGACGCACGCCACCGACGAAATCACCGCGGCGCTCATGAAGACCCTGGAGGCCAACCAGGGCAAACGCGAGTACAACCCCATCTGGCTGATGATGGACTCGGGCGCTCGCGGCAACCGACAACAGGTCCGTCAGCTGGCCGGCCTGCGCGGGCTGATGGCCAAGCCCAGCGGCGACATCATCGAGAAACCGATTCTGTCCAACTTCCGCGAGGGCCTGACCGTGCTGGAGTACTTCATCTCCACCCACGGCGCCCGCAAGGGTCTGGCCGACACCGCGCTCAAGACCGCCGACTCCGGCTACCTCACCCGCAAGCTGGTGGACGTGGCCCAGGATGTCCTCATCCGGGAGACCGACTGCGGCACCACCAACGGCATCTGGGTGCAGGCCATCTACGAGGGCGAGGACGAGGTGGTCCGGTTGTCGGAACGCATCGTGGGCCGGGTGGCCTGCGAGGACATCCCGAACCCGTCCAACCCGAAGGAATTCCTGGTCCGGGCCAACGAGGAGATCGACGAGGAACGGGCCAAAGTCATCGAGCAGATGGGCATCGAACGGGTCAAGATCCGTTCACCGCTCACCTGCGAAACCAAGCGCGGTCTTTGCCAGCTCTGCTACGGCCGGAACCCGGCCACGGGCCGCATGGTGAGCCCCGGCGAAGCCGTGGGGATCATCGCCGCCCAGTCCATCGGCGAGCCCGGCACCCAGCTGACCATGCGGACCTTCCACATCGGTGGCGTGGCCGCGGGCACCTTCAAGCAACCCATCATCAAGGCCAAGTCCGACGGCATCGTGCATTACCATGACGTCCGGTACGTCACCCTCCAGGACGGCAACAACATCGTCCTGAACAAGAACGGGTACCTCACGGTCGTGGACGAGACCGGGCGGGAGCTGGAAACGCACAACATCGTCATTGGCGCGGTCGTCATGGTCCAACCCGGCGCACGCGTCCGCAAGGGCGACACTCTGGCCCAGTGGGACCCGCACAACGTGCCCATCCTCTCCGAAAAGCCCGGACGCGTGAAGTTCCACGACATCATCGAGGGTGTCACCATGCGCTACGAGGTGGACGAAACCACCGGTCAACAGGCCATGGTGGTCATTGAGCACAAGGAGGAGCTGCACCCGCAGATCCTGGTGCTGGACGACGCCGGCGAGGTGGTGGCCAGCTATGGCATCCCGGCCGATGCCCACATCGTGGTGGAGGAGGGCGACGAGATCGTGGCCGGGTCGCTCCTGGCCAAGACCCCGCGCAAGCAGGCCAAGACCAAGGACATCACCGGTGGTTTGCCGCGGGTGGCCGAGCTGTTCGAAGCGCGCCGACCCAAGGACGCCGCCGAAATCTCCAGGATTGACGGCGTGGTGGACTTCGGCCCCACCGTCCGCGGCAAACGTTGCATCATCATCCGGGATCCCAAGACCGGCCTGACCGAGGAGCATCTCATCCCCATCGGCAAGCACATCATCGTCTTCAAGGGCGACATGGTGAAGAAGGGTCAGCAGCTCACCGAGGGCCCGCTCGACCCGCACGAGATCCTGGAAGTCTGCGGCGCCCAGGAACTGCAGGAACACCTGGTCAACGAGGTGCAGGAGGTCTACCGACTCCAGGGCGTCACCATCAACGACAAACACATCGAGATCATCGTCCGTCAGATGCTGCGCAAGGTGCGGATCACCGAGCCCGGCGACACCCAGTTCCTCTGGGGCGAGCAGGTGGACCGCATCGAGTTCGATGAGGAAAACGCCCGGGTCGAAAAAATGGGCGGCAAACCGGCCGAGGCCCAACCGGTCCTGCTCGGCATCACCAAGGCCTCGCTGGAGACGGACAGCTGGCTCAGCGCGGCTTCCTTCCAGGACACCACCCGGGTGCTCACCGACGCGGCCACGCGTTCCAAGGTGGATTACCTGCGCGGTTTCAAGGAGAACGTCATCATGGGACACATCATCCCTGCCGGGACCGGCTTTGCGAAGTACCGCAAGGTCCGCGTCCGGCCGGCGGTGATGCCCACCGAGGAGGAATCCGCGCCCGAACCCGAGCCCTCCCAGCCCAATGCGCTGGAGCAGGTGCTGCTGGGCGGTGGCGACGGTGGCAACAACCCGGCGGAGGAACAGACCGCGTCCGATTCCCGGGAGAACGAGAGCGGGAGTTAG